CTCGGCGGAGTTAGGGTTGTCCCTTTCAATTACAAAAGAAGGTTaagtaattattaattttgaagtcCATTTCCTTTCTTTCAAGTCATCTTCTAAGCTTGTGCCTTATTACTGAAAGGATTTCAGTTGCCTGGACAACTTCCACCATGTGAAGAATGTAAATGAACTTTTTGATTGGTGCTTCTTGAATCCTGTTAATTTGAGATTCTTACCTTGATGGTGCACATGGTTTTGTAGATATGCTTAGCTGAAAACCCATTTTTCCAGAACTTGGATAAGATATTGCTACCTTCCTGCATGATGTTAGTAATACTCTAAATGACTGGCTTATGCTAAACATTATCAGATTGAGGAATCAGCATGTCTCCATCTTAGGCTGCAAAGTCCAAAGTTCAGACTGTTGGTGTGGCTGTTTGCTTTACCTTTTTGATTCTTCGGTACCGTTCATATTTGACTACTATTTAACTCAAATCAAAATGTGATGTCTGGTTCTGGAGGATTCTACACTCCCCAtctattaataaaaaatgtgcAGCATGAACAGAAAGGGGATTTTGTCAGGACTCACTTTATGAAGTTGTTTAAGATGTTGCAAACTGTTAAGAATGAATCCAAGGTTGCATAAGGTTCCCTATGAACTTATCACGTACAATTATAGCGAACTGATGCAGGCAGAAGTGAGGAACATTTTCTAGtgctttgaaatttaaaagagcTCTTCACCTAGGAGGAGCAAATAACATTGGTTCAAAAtacaaattatcatatttttgtaTCTACTTGGTTCTGTCGCGCTTGCATTTTGGGGGTATGTATTTAGCACATTGACAAACATGGTATCGTGCCCATATTGGCAACTAAGGGGGTTGGTGGTTAGACTGTGACTACCTACATTGTCGATATGTCTATTGTAGAGTCATGGTCATGTAAAAGTGGTCAGAAGaagagtaaaaagaaaaagatcaaagtgaaaaggaaaaatgggtgATTTAATGCAGGCATGTGTTAGACATAATAGGTTGCCCTTTTGATCGggttataaattattaattgactGAGATTGTTTTGGACCTTggttattttctttaattaataatgGGGATATGTTGGTAGCCCTTTGCCTTGGTCTAAGACATGAGCTTTAGAGTAGCAATTTGGGCTATTAACAAGAACTATTGTTTTTTGAGCTGCATGCAAGCAACTTGACCATAAGCCTGTTGTTGTATTCTATGTTGGAAAGCTAACccttaaatttgaacttttgcTCTTCATCtctttgatgaatttgtgatgcTTTTGaagtaatattataaaaataagatagaTTTATATTTCGTCCTCCAATTATTTTAGACCACCTTAGTACTGTAAATTGTACAGTGAGTCCAAGCATTTGTATCTTAATTTTGGTTCAAGAAGTGTCCATAAATAATAGGCTTTCAGGTTGTGAAAAATTTACAATGACATGGTATTGTCATGATAGCAGATGAATTGCCATCTTATGCGGCAGCATATGAGAGGATTGTGGAGTTGCAGGGAGAAGCCCTGAAGGTTCTTAAAGCTCTTGAAGAAGTGGTGGGGCACCTGAGAAAATTTTTGGTTGATCACAGTGTTCTTCCTCTTTTTGAAAAAACGGTAAGTTTGATTTCTGTCAAACTGTTGTTATGTGCACTGCAATTGTTTCTTCTAAGTGGCATTGTCTTCCTTTGCGGAATAATGCAATCATCTCTCAGGATCTTCAAGCAGAGACTCGGGCTGAAATTACGGCTTCTCAAAGTGGAATTGGTATCGATCTTCCTGTTACAGCAAGAGGGGATTCTTTGTTCCTTGAACATGAAACACAGTTGGAGTCACGAATTCCATCTTCTGGAATTTCTTTCTATACACAGGATCCCACGCTTTCGGCAATATATTCTTCTTCTGGACTTGTTCGATCTGTTGTTCCTATTGTCACACAGGTATGTTTTTGTGTGTATAATTCCTGTTTGCAAAGGGGCAAAGGTGAAATTAGAGATTTTGAGGTCAAACAAGGAAGAGAAAGAGAGTAAGTGGAGATCAGATGGAAAATTAGAGGCCAGATGAAATTGGACAGAACAGGAATAGGGTAATTAAGAGATAGAGAAACAGAGAGAACAAGGAGAGAGAACCAAGTTCAATACTCCAAACTCTCAGTAATTCTTAGCCTAAACCTGGTTGAAAGATAATCCATCAAAGTATCTATAGGCACAAGCCAGAAAATCTGAATAACATAAACTTAAATGTCAAATAAATCTATAAGCAGTAATAAATAACCCCAAGGTGATTCTCCattatgttaaatgttaatagAAAAAGATGAGAGCAATATTACTTTGAGCATCTTTTTGGTTTCATTCATGCCCTACTTGGTCTGAAGGCAATGCGATTTGAGTTGCAGGCTTGAATGTAGAAAATTTTCTCTGTTATGCATATTCATCATTATGTACTTTCAGGGTTATCTACACCTAGAGTTTAGTGTCTTCATTCAATCTATATGTACACATATTGCCTTATGTATTATCAGTTCGCTTGATGCATACTTGGTATCAGATTGCTCAAACAATGCAAATACCATTTTCTTATGCCGAGGACATCATTGGGATAGGCGGAGCTAATATTGCACATATTCGCCGCACTAGTGGAGCTGTCATAACTGTGCAAGAGAGTAGGGGCATGTCTGATGAAATAACTGTGGAAATTAAAGGTACCTCAACACAGGTTCAGTTGGCTCAACAACTGATTCAGGTACGAGGCTTTTGAGATTGACTTATTTGTTAGTTTAGACCCAACAAAATTGAATTCTTTGGCCCGCTATGGGGGCTCTTTTCTTTTGGTAGTTCTCTTTAAAGGGTGTATGCATTAGAGAGGTACATATGAGGGGTGATTAAAGTTTTTGGTTCATGCAGGAATTTATGAGCAATCACAAAGATCCGGTAACAAGCGGCAACTATAGAGACTCAAGTTATAGGTCCTCGTACTCTCAGATGGGGAGCACATCTTCACTATCAACGCAACCCTATGGCGGATATGGGGGATCTTCTTCAAATGTAGGTGGCTACCCTACTTTTAGGCTTTAAGGTCTTATTCTATCTGGGTGATTGCGGGATTGAGGTTGAGATAGAGAATGGTAGGCATAGGAGTGCAGGATCAGTCAGTTTGTGAGTGTTAGAATAGAATTTTTGTTGGGGGAGtattataagtaaaattagTAGAGTTATCACATATTCGTGCTTTCTTCTTCATTCGAAGTAACGGTGATACCATATGGGAGAAAGATTGAAGAAATAGAGTTTCAATTCAAGCAGTTTGAGGCTGCGTAGAAGATGATTGGTATAAACTAGTGGACACATGTTTCTTAGTATTAAGATTTTTAGCTGAAATTATTAAATACCACTCACTCAGTTAatcattaattagttttttCTTAACATATTTGACGAATTACCATAAGCAACGCATGGAtggaatttaatataatattatttttaggggagaaattttatccatttttgaAACAAACTAAGTACATtcatccaaaattatttttgcatgGACCAGATTTCCTAGACACCTATCATGATATTTCCAGATGCGGTTCATTGGCATTTCAA
This sequence is a window from Gossypium raimondii isolate GPD5lz chromosome 5, ASM2569854v1, whole genome shotgun sequence. Protein-coding genes within it:
- the LOC105769931 gene encoding RNA-binding KH domain-containing protein PEPPER, producing the protein MEIANATENGSAKTEPPTTTAQNPSEAASLNPAIEKWPGWPGHCVFRLIVPVLKVGSIIGRKGELIKKMCEETRARIRVLDGALGTADRIVLVSGKEEPEALLSPAMDAALRVFKRISGLPDNERDPKAARAAFCSIRLLVAYTQAINLIGKQGSVIKSLQESTGASVRVLPADELPSYAAAYERIVELQGEALKVLKALEEVVGHLRKFLVDHSVLPLFEKTDLQAETRAEITASQSGIGIDLPVTARGDSLFLEHETQLESRIPSSGISFYTQDPTLSAIYSSSGLVRSVVPIVTQIAQTMQIPFSYAEDIIGIGGANIAHIRRTSGAVITVQESRGMSDEITVEIKGTSTQVQLAQQLIQEFMSNHKDPVTSGNYRDSSYRSSYSQMGSTSSLSTQPYGGYGGSSSNVGGYPTFRL